In Microcaecilia unicolor chromosome 1, aMicUni1.1, whole genome shotgun sequence, the following are encoded in one genomic region:
- the LOC115463061 gene encoding gastrula zinc finger protein XlCGF57.1-like — MKPFHCTECNKCFSQMSTLIRHQSVHTGMKPFNCTECNKSFNRKSKFTIHQRIHMGVKPFICADCGKSFTEKRNLIIHQRIHTGLKPFHCTECNKSFSQKSTLTKHHRVHTGMKPFHCTECNKRFSQKAYLTRHQKRHTGMKPFHCTECNKCFSQKSTLIQHQSVHTGIKPFNCTECNKSFNRQSKLTIHQRIHLGVKPFICADCGKGFTEKGNLNIHQRIHTGLKPFHCTECNKSFKRKAALKIHQRIHLGVKPFICADCGKNFTEKGNLTRHQRRHTGMKPFHCTECNKCFSQKSTLIQHQSVHTGMKPFNCTECNKSFNRKSKLTIHQRIHMGVKPFICADCGKSFTEKGNLNIHQRIHTGMKPFHCTECNKSFSQKSKLTIHQRIHTGMKPFHCTECNKSFSQKSKLTIHQRIHTGMKPFTVLSVIKDSVSRQSSQNTREDTQE; from the coding sequence atgaaaccctttcactgcactgagtgtaataaatgctTCAGTCAGATGTCAACCCTCATACGACATCAGAgtgtccacacaggaatgaagccctttaactgtactgagtgtaataaaagcttcaatcgtAAGTCAAAGtttacaatacaccagagaatccacatggGTGTGAAGCCATTCATATGTGCTGACTGTGGTAAAAGTTTCACAGAAAAGAGAAACCTCATTATAcatcagagaattcacacaggattgaaaccctttcactgcactgagtgtaataaaagcttcagtcagaagtcaaccctcacaaaacaccacagagtccacacaggaatgaaaccctttcactgcactgagtgtaataaaagattcAGTCAGAAGGCATACCTCACAAGACACCAGAAAagacacacaggaatgaaaccctttcactgcactgagtgtaataaatgctTCAGTCAGAAGTCAACCCTCATACAACACCAAAGTGTCCACACAGGAATAAAaccctttaactgtactgagtgtaataaaagcttcaatcggCAGTCAAAAttaacaatacaccagagaatccacttgGGTGTGAAGCCATTCATATGTGCGGACTGTGGTAAAGGTTTCACTGAGAAGGGAAACCTCaatatacaccagagaatccacacaggactgaaaccctttcactgcactgagtgtaataaaagcttcaagcGGAAGGCAGCCCTCAAAATACACCAAAGAATCCACTTGGGTGTGAAGCCATTCATTTGTGCTGACTGTGGTAAAAATTTCACtgagaagggaaacctcacaagacaccagagaagacacacaggaatgaaaccctttcactgcactgagtgtaataaatgctTCAGTCAGAAGTCAACCCTCATACAACACCAGAgtgtccacacaggaatgaagccctttaactgtactgagtgtaataaaagcttcaatcggAAGTCAAAGttaacaatacaccagagaatccacatggGTGTGAAGCCATTCATATGTGCTGACTGTGGTAAAAGTTTCACTGAAAAGGGAAACCTCaatatacaccagagaatccacacaggaatgaaaccctttcactgtactgagtgtaataaaagtttcagtcaGAAATCAAAGttaacaatacaccagagaatccacacaggaatgaaaccctttcactgcactgagtgtaataaaagcttcagtcagaagtcaaagctcacaatacaccagagaatccacacaggaatgaaacccttcactgtactgagtgtaataaaggaTTCAGTGAGTAGGCAatcctcacaaaacaccagagaagacacacaggaatga